From a single Nothobranchius furzeri strain GRZ-AD chromosome 7, NfurGRZ-RIMD1, whole genome shotgun sequence genomic region:
- the LOC107382553 gene encoding uncharacterized protein, translated as MAARLLLLACAAVVLHAAKAQDSYNGLPDSFKTGVDLVSEQLTSSSNVKLHFRFWKTVNKSQHEAGFRQKFLYHHFHLKPTWCAKGTGASNSQSCAFRNDRPLMDCAVCFKMSPEGIEYNPMPYVHCIQRPRLTKEMITERTQQCKKVNYNTGGATLLGLSTG; from the exons ATGGCTGCTCGGTTGCTGCTACTGGCttgtgctgctgttgtgttgcatgctgccaaagcccaggACTCTTACAACGGGCTGCCCGATTCCTTTAAGACAGGAGTGGATTTGGTTTCTGAGCAACTTACATCGAGCAGTAATGTAAAACTGCATTTTCGCTTCTGGAAaacagtgaacaaatcacagcatGAG GCGGGATTTCGTCAGAAATTCCTCTACCACCATTTCCACCTGAAACCCACCTGGTGTGCTAAAGGAACAGGAGCGTCAAACTCCCAGAGTTGTGCCTTCAGGAATGACAGA CCTCTGATGGATTGTGCAGTTTGCTTCAAAATGTCCCCAGAAGGGATTGAATACAATCCCATGCCATATGTTCACTGCATCCAGAGACCAAGACTCACAAAA GAGATGATCACTGAACGGACACAACAGTGCAAAAAAGTGAACTACAACACAGGAGGAGCAACCCTTTTGGGCTTGTCTACGGGCTGA